A single region of the Wenzhouxiangella sp. XN24 genome encodes:
- the putP gene encoding sodium/proline symporter PutP translates to MIETGPAVTLTFVVYLAVVLAIGVIAWRRTADLRDYILGGRRLGPWTTALSAQASDMSGWLLLGLPGYAYLAGLEAGWLVVGLLAGTWLNWRFTARRLRVATEVYGDALTLPEYLQRRFSDPHGLLRLLGAVVVLVFFTFYTASGLVAGGKLFEAVFGLPYLWAVSAGAGAVLAYTFIGGFLAVSWTDTLQGVLMLVALVLVSSFGVAAAGGFGGLGASLEATNPALLDAFTDVTGTPISWLAAASLLGWGLGYFGQPHILARFMAVRSADELVAARRIGVSWAAIGLGTATLVGLAAAALLDPALEGADSEKAFMALAALLLHPVVAGICLAGILAAVMSTADSQLLVASSAVSEDLYRDLLRPGAGPGELLWVGRLAVIVIAVGAFVLALDPDSKVLDLVAYAWAGFGASFGPTILASLYWRRMSLAGAYAGILVGGFTVVTWGAASGGIFDLYELVPGFLLSALAVAVFGRLGPPATMPAAFARS, encoded by the coding sequence ATGATCGAGACCGGCCCCGCCGTCACGCTGACTTTTGTCGTCTACCTGGCCGTCGTGCTGGCGATCGGCGTCATCGCCTGGCGGCGCACCGCAGACCTGCGCGATTACATCCTCGGCGGGCGCCGCCTGGGCCCGTGGACCACCGCCCTCTCGGCGCAGGCCTCGGACATGAGCGGCTGGCTGCTGCTCGGCTTGCCGGGCTACGCCTACCTCGCGGGCCTCGAGGCTGGCTGGCTGGTCGTCGGCCTGCTGGCCGGCACCTGGCTGAACTGGCGCTTCACGGCCCGCCGGCTGCGGGTCGCGACCGAGGTCTACGGCGACGCGTTGACCCTGCCGGAGTACCTGCAACGACGATTCAGCGACCCCCATGGCCTGCTGCGCCTGCTCGGCGCGGTGGTCGTGCTGGTGTTTTTCACCTTTTACACCGCCTCCGGCCTGGTGGCCGGCGGCAAGCTGTTCGAGGCGGTCTTCGGCCTGCCCTACCTGTGGGCCGTGAGCGCGGGGGCCGGCGCGGTGCTCGCCTACACCTTTATCGGCGGCTTCCTCGCCGTCAGCTGGACCGACACGCTGCAGGGCGTGCTGATGCTCGTGGCGCTGGTGCTCGTGTCGTCTTTCGGCGTCGCGGCCGCGGGCGGCTTCGGCGGCCTCGGCGCCAGCCTGGAGGCCACCAACCCTGCACTGCTCGACGCCTTCACCGATGTCACGGGGACCCCGATCAGCTGGCTCGCCGCCGCCTCGCTGCTCGGCTGGGGGCTGGGATATTTCGGCCAGCCGCACATTCTTGCGCGCTTCATGGCGGTGCGTTCGGCGGATGAACTCGTGGCGGCACGCCGCATCGGGGTGAGCTGGGCGGCCATCGGGCTGGGCACTGCGACCCTGGTCGGCCTCGCGGCGGCGGCCTTGCTCGACCCCGCGCTGGAGGGCGCCGACAGCGAAAAGGCCTTCATGGCGCTGGCGGCTCTCCTCCTGCATCCCGTGGTGGCCGGCATCTGTCTCGCCGGAATACTCGCCGCCGTGATGAGCACCGCCGACTCGCAGCTGCTGGTCGCCTCCTCGGCCGTCTCCGAGGACCTCTACCGGGACCTGCTGCGTCCCGGAGCCGGACCGGGCGAGCTGTTGTGGGTCGGTCGCCTCGCCGTGATCGTGATCGCCGTCGGTGCGTTCGTCCTCGCGCTCGATCCCGACAGCAAGGTGCTGGACCTCGTGGCCTATGCCTGGGCGGGATTCGGCGCCTCGTTCGGCCCGACCATCCTCGCCTCGCTCTACTGGCGGCGCATGAGCCTGGCCGGCGCCTACGCAGGCATCCTCGTGGGCGGGTTCACGGTGGTCACGTGGGGCGCCGCCTCGGGCGGGATCTTCGATCTCTATGAACTGGTGCCGGGATTCCTGCTGTCGGCGCTTGCGGTGGCCGTTTTCGGCCGGCTCGGCCCCCCGGCGACCATGCCGGCGGCCTTCGCGCGGAGCTGA
- a CDS encoding patatin-like phospholipase family protein — MRILAGPTALERLRKDGFDPDAFTVMAGASGGAKWLVLGGLDRALARHVIAPRRRKLFLLGTSIGAWRACCHAQADPLAAFDRFEQAYLEQRYSVRPSAAEVSRVTAGILERLLGEHGAAEILSHPTLRMNVAAVRARHLAASETPWMQKLALGLAAIGNLASPRTLQAFFERVLFYDPRDSAPFMAPGVFPATRVPLDTANLAPAVMATGAVPLVLAGVPSIPGAPAGLYRDGGIIDYHFDCAMAGDGDGLVLYPHFYPHLVPGWFDKALPWRDASPEALDRTVILCPSADFVAALPGGKIPDRKDFWAFDDAERLRRWTLAVRASRRLGEEFSALFTDGGLVARAEPLRPRRG; from the coding sequence TTGCGAATCCTGGCCGGGCCGACCGCCCTCGAGCGCCTCCGCAAGGACGGCTTCGACCCGGACGCGTTCACGGTCATGGCCGGAGCGTCCGGCGGTGCCAAGTGGCTGGTGCTGGGCGGTCTCGACCGGGCCCTGGCGCGCCATGTCATCGCGCCGCGGCGGCGCAAGCTGTTCCTGCTCGGCACCTCGATCGGCGCCTGGCGGGCCTGCTGTCATGCCCAGGCCGACCCGCTGGCGGCCTTCGATCGCTTCGAGCAGGCCTACCTGGAACAGCGCTACAGCGTCCGCCCCTCGGCGGCGGAGGTGAGCCGGGTCACGGCGGGCATCCTCGAGCGCCTCCTCGGTGAGCACGGTGCGGCGGAGATCCTGTCCCATCCGACGCTGCGAATGAACGTGGCCGCGGTGCGGGCGCGCCACCTGGCCGCGAGCGAGACGCCCTGGATGCAGAAGCTGGCCCTGGGCCTCGCGGCCATCGGGAACCTGGCCTCGCCGCGGACCCTGCAGGCGTTTTTCGAGCGCGTGCTGTTCTACGATCCGCGTGATTCGGCCCCCTTCATGGCGCCCGGCGTGTTCCCGGCCACCCGGGTCCCGCTCGACACCGCCAACCTGGCGCCCGCGGTCATGGCCACCGGCGCCGTGCCGCTGGTGCTGGCCGGGGTGCCGTCGATCCCCGGGGCCCCGGCGGGACTTTACCGGGACGGCGGGATCATCGATTACCACTTCGACTGCGCCATGGCCGGAGACGGGGACGGCCTGGTGCTCTATCCGCATTTCTACCCCCACCTGGTGCCCGGCTGGTTCGACAAGGCGCTGCCGTGGCGCGACGCGAGTCCCGAGGCCCTCGACCGCACCGTGATCCTGTGCCCGTCGGCGGATTTCGTGGCGGCGCTGCCCGGCGGCAAGATCCCGGATCGTAAGGATTTCTGGGCCTTCGACGACGCCGAGCGCCTGCGCCGCTGGACTCTCGCAGTGCGCGCGTCGCGGCGGCTGGGAGAGGAGTTCTCGGCCCTCTTCACCGACGGCGGACTGGTCGCCCGCGCCGAACCGCTGCGACCCCGGCGCGGGTGA
- a CDS encoding YbaK/EbsC family protein, whose translation MSLAKTVNYALALTRVDFEILRHHHSSTSLEAARTAHVDPASLAKAVVLKDAIGPLLAVVSASRKLDLERLRAALRRPQLDFIPEDQLDQLFYDCEKGAIPPLGPDYRVPTVVDVRLRDTDEVYFEAGDHEDLVHVDQTSFRALMRGAEYLDIVTDSD comes from the coding sequence ATGAGCCTGGCAAAAACGGTCAATTACGCGCTGGCTCTGACGCGCGTCGATTTCGAGATTCTTCGCCATCACCACTCCAGCACGTCGCTCGAGGCGGCCCGGACCGCCCATGTCGATCCGGCGTCGCTCGCCAAGGCGGTCGTGCTCAAGGACGCCATCGGGCCCCTGCTCGCAGTGGTGTCCGCGAGCCGGAAGCTGGACCTGGAGCGGCTGCGCGCGGCCCTGCGCCGGCCGCAGCTGGACTTCATTCCCGAGGACCAGCTCGACCAGTTGTTCTACGACTGCGAGAAGGGCGCGATCCCGCCGCTCGGCCCGGATTACCGCGTGCCGACCGTGGTGGACGTCCGCCTGCGCGACACCGACGAGGTGTATTTCGAGGCCGGCGATCACGAGGACCTGGTCCACGTGGACCAGACGAGCTTCCGTGCGCTCATGCGCGGCGCGGAATATCTCGACATCGTCACCGACAGCGACTGA